The genomic region CCATCGCCGACCCACGTATCGCCGCCGTCACCCTCACCGGCAGCGTGCGTGCCGGCATGGCCATCGGTTCCCAGGCCGGTGCCGCGCTGAAGAAATGCGTACTGGAGCTGGGCGGCTCCGACCCGTTTATCGTACTCAACGACGCCAACCTCGACGAAGCGGTGCAAGCCGCCCTGATCGGCCGCTTCCAGAACTCCGGCCAGGTGTGCGCCGCTGCCAAGCGCCTGATCATCGAGGCAGGCGTGGTGGAAGCCTTCACCGCCAAATTCCTCGAAGCCAGCCGCAACCTGGTGATGGGCGACCCGACCGCCAGCGAAACCTACATCGGCCCGATGGCTCGCTTCGACCTGCGGGACGAACTCGACGGCCAGGTCCAGGCCACTCTGGCCGAAGGCGCCACCTTGCTGCTGGGCGGCCATAAAGTCGAAGGCGCAGGCAACTTCTACGCACCCACCGTGCTGGCCAACGTCACCGACCAGATGACCTCGTTCAAACAGGAACTGTTCGGGCCGGTCGCCTCCATCATCACCGCACGCGATGCCGACCACGCCGTGGCCCTGGCCAACGACAGTGAATTCGGCCTGACCGCCAGCGTGTTCACCACCGACCCGGAAAAGGCGCGCCACATCGCCAACCAGCTGGAAACCGGCGGGATCTTTATCAACGCCTACAGCGTGTCCGACCCTCGGGTCTCGTTTGGGGGTGTGAAGAAGAGTGGATTCGGGCGGGAGTTGTCGCACTTTGGTGTGCGGGAATTCTGCAATGCGCAGACCGTTTGGCTGAACCGCCGCTAAGGCAAGCACTGCAAACGATGGCCCGTACAGCGGGTCATCGTGCTGTCTGGTTAAGCACCGTCACATACGCTCCGAACATATCCGCCATCGCGTCCGCGTAGGCAGTAATTTGCGCCTCGGTGCGCGGGCTTCCCGAGAATTCCTTGCCCACCGAACTGAAGGTGGTGACGATCAAGTCGCACGCCAGGTCGCGGGTCGTCTCAGGCACCTGCGGCAGCAGTTCCAGCATGAACGTCTGGAAGACCTGTTGCCCTCCCGCCCGAACCTCATGGGCTTCGGGCGCATCTCGATAAAGCGGTGCCGCGTCGCTCAAGGCGACCCGCATCTGCGCCTCCTCACACTCCGAACGAATAAACGCATGCACCAACGCCCGCAGCCGCTCAAGGGGCGGCTGGCTTACGTCTTCCAGAATCCGGCTGAGCATTTGCGAGGTTTGCTGCCATTCATCGGTCTGCAACCGGAACAGGATCGCCGCCTTGTTAGGGAAGTATTGGTACACCGAGCCCACACTCACGCCCGCCTTCTCCGCAACCCGAGCGGTGGTGAAACGGCTGGCACCTTCCTTGGCCAAAACCTGAATAGCCGCTTCGAGAATGGCCGACACCAACTCGGTGGATCGCGCCTGTTTGGGCTCTTTGCGTGAGGAAATCTGCGAGGTCTGGCGGTCGGTCATGGGGCGTGCCTGCTGCGGTTTGAATGCGAATAGCGAATGTGACGAATTGTTCGCATACTTTAAATGCGACGAATCATTCGCATACTAGCCCGGTGCCTCACGGCGCTCAACCTGCAACAGGACCTCCCCATGAATACGCTTACCTCGGCCCCAATGGCGGCTCTGATTGAACGCTTGTACACACAAGCCGATGCCGTCACGAGCCCCGTCCTCAACAACGTGACGCCTGAAGAGCGTGATC from Pseudomonas yamanorum harbors:
- a CDS encoding aldehyde dehydrogenase family protein translates to MNPISSQTHALSINPANGETVASYPYETEAQLDAALTRSINAFRNGRTTPVAQRAELLLALASTLRDQAEEMAQMITLEMGKPIAQARGEIEKCAQLAEWYAAHGPAMLAPEATLVDNGTAQIEYRPLGPILAVMPWNFPVWQVLRGAVPTMLSGNTYVLKHAPNVMGSAYLMKQAFQRAGFADGLFEVINVTQDGVSKAIADPRIAAVTLTGSVRAGMAIGSQAGAALKKCVLELGGSDPFIVLNDANLDEAVQAALIGRFQNSGQVCAAAKRLIIEAGVVEAFTAKFLEASRNLVMGDPTASETYIGPMARFDLRDELDGQVQATLAEGATLLLGGHKVEGAGNFYAPTVLANVTDQMTSFKQELFGPVASIITARDADHAVALANDSEFGLTASVFTTDPEKARHIANQLETGGIFINAYSVSDPRVSFGGVKKSGFGRELSHFGVREFCNAQTVWLNRR
- a CDS encoding TetR family transcriptional regulator, with product MTDRQTSQISSRKEPKQARSTELVSAILEAAIQVLAKEGASRFTTARVAEKAGVSVGSVYQYFPNKAAILFRLQTDEWQQTSQMLSRILEDVSQPPLERLRALVHAFIRSECEEAQMRVALSDAAPLYRDAPEAHEVRAGGQQVFQTFMLELLPQVPETTRDLACDLIVTTFSSVGKEFSGSPRTEAQITAYADAMADMFGAYVTVLNQTAR